From a single Candidatus Brevundimonas phytovorans genomic region:
- a CDS encoding YbhB/YbcL family Raf kinase inhibitor-like protein — translation MTFTLTSADFRDGDALPDAQVYAKGNTAPQLSWTGAPEGTKSFAITCYDPDAPTGSGFWHWTVANIPADVTELAAGGALPPGAVEGRTDFGAPGFGGAAPPPGHGPHRYIFTVFAVDTDRLDVTPDNSGAVFGFNLHFHTLAKASITAVYENTGG, via the coding sequence ATGACCTTTACCCTGACCTCCGCCGATTTTCGCGACGGGGACGCCCTGCCCGACGCTCAGGTCTATGCGAAGGGCAACACCGCGCCGCAGTTGTCCTGGACCGGCGCGCCCGAGGGCACGAAGAGCTTCGCCATCACCTGCTATGACCCCGACGCCCCGACCGGCTCGGGCTTCTGGCACTGGACGGTGGCCAACATCCCCGCCGACGTGACCGAGCTGGCGGCCGGCGGCGCCCTGCCGCCCGGCGCGGTCGAGGGACGCACCGACTTCGGCGCGCCGGGCTTCGGCGGCGCCGCCCCGCCCCCCGGCCACGGCCCGCACCGCTACATCTTCACCGTCTTCGCCGTGGATACGGACCGACTGGACGTGACGCCGGACAACTCGGGCGCCGTCTTCGGCTTCAACCTGCATTTCCACACCCTGGCCAAGGCCTCGATCACGGCCGTCTATGAGAACACCGGCGGGTGA